The Methanoregula sp. UBA64 genome contains the following window.
GCCAACAGCGTCCAGGAAGCGCTCCAGCGCTTCTCGGACCGGGTGGACTTCTCAGTCCTCTCCCAGGTGGTCAACACCATCGTGTTCCTGGATAAGGGCGTCATCACCCGGATCTTCGACGTCAGTTTCACCATCAAGGTGCCCGAGGGCATGGCAAGCGAGATGCACATCCGGCCCGTAACCACGGTTACGGATTCCGAAGCTGGCAGCCTCGTGCTCGACATCTTCCGGTACGACGGCCAGACCATCGTCATGCCGGTGATGGAAGGCACGGCTGCCCCGGCAGCCTCCGCACCCACCCTCCGGGTCCCGCAGGTCACCAATGTCGGCCAGCCGGTCTCGCCGGTCAACAAGCCGGGCAGCTCGCTTGCAAACATCCCGGATGCGACCCCGAAAAAGGAGAGCGACGACCGGCCCGGCTGGAAGCTCACCGAAAAGGAGATCCAGCGCGAGATCGGACGCTACACCGACGGCGAAGTGGATGTCCAGATGATCAGCGACACCAAAGCCGTTGTCTACATCGACGACAAGGATGTGCCGGCCGCTATCGGGAAGGGCGGCAAGAACGTCTCGGCAATCGTTAACAAGATCGGCATCGGCATCGACATCAAGCCGCGGACCGACCTTGACCGGCAGCAGGCCCAGCCGCAGAAGCCGGAAGCGGAGTTCTCTGCCGGCACGGGGATCAAGATCCAGACCGACAAGAAACAGCTCGTGATCCTTGCCCCCGAACAGTCCGGCAAGATCGTCGATGTATTTGCCGGGAAAGAGTACCTCTTCACGGCGACCGTGAACGAGACCGGCGAGATCAGCCTTGCAAAGAACTCGAGCATTGCGCAGGAAATGATCCGGCGTTACCAGAACAACGAGAACATCAAGCTGCGGCCGGTATAGGAAAGTTGGAGATTTATACCCTAGCAGTTCCCATAATGTGAGGAGAAGGTGAAGGGATTTTGAGCGAATTCGATCTGGGAAAATTTGAGGAAGAGGCCCACGAACGATGGCTCCATGCGTTCGAGGCCAACCCCTCCAGTAAGGAGAAGTTCTATATCACCGTCGCGTTCCCGTACCCGAGCGGTGCAATGCACGTCGGTCACGGCCGTACCTATATCGTGCCCGATGTGATTGCACGGTTCTGGCGGATGCGGGGCAAACAGGTGCTTTTCCCGATGGCGTTCCACGTCACGGGCGCACCGGTGGTCGGCATCTCAAAGAGGATCGCACGGAAAGACGAGAAGACAATCCGGCTCTACCGCGACCTGTACAAGGTACCGCAGAATGTGCTCGACGGGTTTGTTGACCCGCTTACCATCGTCAAGCATTTTGCCGCCGAATACCAGCGCGTGATGACCTCCTGCGGCCTTTCCATTGACTGGCGCAGGCGCTTTATCACGGTCGATCCGACCTACAGCAAGTTCGTCGAGTGGCAGTGGAAACACCTGTACGAGGCAGGCCACGTGATCAAGGGCGTCCACCCGGTCCGGTACTGCACGGTCGATGACAACCCGGTCGGGGACCACGACCTTCTCGAAGGGGACAAGGCAGAAGTGATCAAGTTCACGCTCGTCATGTTCCACTATGGCGATGCCCTCATCCCCACCGCCACCCTCCGGCCCGAGACGATCCACGGGGTCACGAACCTCTGGGCAAACCCGAACGTCACCTACGTGAAGGCTATCGTTGACGGCAAAGCCTGGATCATCTCGAAAGATGCCGCCGAGAAGCTCGTGCTCCAGGACCACACAGTCGAGATCAGGGAAGAAGTCCCGGGAAAAGACCTCATCGACAAGACCGTGAGCCACCCGCTCTGCGGTACCGTCCCGATCCTCCCCGCCGATTTCGTTGACCCCGACATGGCGACCGGCATGGTCATGAGCGTGCCCGCCCATGCACCGTTCGACTATATTGCCCTCCGCGACCTCCAGCAGCAGGGAAAATACGCCACTATCAGGCCCGTCCCGCTGATCAAGGTCGAAGGCTACGGCGAAGTCCCGGCGCAGGACGCTGTTGAAAAGGCAGGGATCAAACACCAGATGGACAGCCGGATGGATGCCCTCACGCAGGAGATCTACTCTGCCGAGTTCTCGAAGGGGAAACTCTTCCCCCAGTTCGGCGGCAAGCCCGTCCGGGTTGCCCGTGAGGACATGGCGCAGGAGATGCTCGACAAGTACGGCTCGGTCGTTATGTACGAGTTCGACCAGCGTCCCGTCATCTGCCGGTGCGGCAACAAGGTAAAAGTCAAGATCCTCCACGACCAGTGGTTCCTGAAGTACAGCGACCCCGCATGGAAGCAGCAGGTGAGCGACCACTTAAAGGACATGGCACTCGTGCCCCCCGAGGTCCGGGCGGAGTTCGACCGGACGGTCGGCTGGCTTAAGGACTGGGCCTGCACCCGCCGTGTCGGTCTTGGCACGAAATTCCCGTGGGATACCAAGCAGCTCATCGAACCCCTCTCTGACTCGACCGTGTACATGTCGTATTACACGATCGCCCACAAGATCCGCGAGATGGAGCCAAAGCTCCTCACCCCCGAGGTCTTCGATTACATCTTCCTCGGGAAGAAGTCTCCGGACCTCCCCGAGAAGAAGAAGCTCGATGCAATGCGGGAAGAGTTCCTGTACTGGTACCCGTACGACTTCCGGTTCTCGGCAAAGGACCTGATCAGCAACCACCTCACCTTCCAGATCTTCCACCACGTAACGATCTTCCCGAAAGACAAGCTCCCGAAGGGCATGGTCGTCTTCGGCATGGGCCTTTTAAACGGCGCAAAGATGTCCTCCTCGAAGGGGAATGTTTTCCTCCTCGAAGATGCGGTCAGCGAGTTCGGCGCCGATACGGTCCGTATGTTTTTGACCGGCAGCGCCGAGCCGTGGCAGGACTTTGACTGGAGAAACGAGCTCGTCCTCTCCACGAAAAAGCAGATCGAACGGTTCTATGCAACCATCAGGGAGCTCAAAGATGTCAGAGGCGAGCCGCAGGATATCGACAAGTGGCTCGTAAGCCGGCTCCAGGAGCATGTGGCAAAGATGACTGCGGCCCTGGACAACTTCCAGACCCGGCAGGCGCTCCAGGAGGCATCCTTCGGCATCGAGACCGATCTCAAGTGGTACCGCCGCAGGCTGCCCGAGGGGTCGAACGGCAGCAGCGAGCTTGCCACGCTCTGTTCGGTCTGGACCCGGCTCCTTTCACCGTTCATCCCGTTCACCACCGAGCACCTCTGGAAGGAGCTGGGCAATAAGGACATGGTCTCCTTTGCGGAGTGGCCGGTTGCGGACTCGAAGCTGATCAATACGAAGATCGAGCTCTCCGAAGAGCTCCTTGCCCGGACGGTCGAGGATGTCGAGTCGATTAAAAAGCTGATCCAGATCACCCCGAAATCGATCACCATCGTGCTCGCCCCCGCGTGGAAGCATGAGGTATTCCGGACGATTGCACAGTCGACCGACCGGAACACGGTGATAAAAGAGATCATGAAGAACGATGCCATGAAGAAGCGGGGCAAAGAGGCCACCGATGCGGCAAAACAGTGCACCACGCTCATCCACCGCCTGCCCCCGCAGATCGTGGAACAGCTCGCAGAGGAGCCCTTAAACGAGCGTGCGGTCTTTGAGGCTGCGAAAGCCTTCCTCGAACGCGAGTTTGGCATCCCGGTCCACATTGCAGATGCGGAATCGAGCGGCCATGCAAAAGGCGCAACCGCCCTGCCGTTCAAGCCGGCGATCGTGATCGAGTAATTTTTTTTTTTTTTTACTTTTTTTTGCGTACACGTGGAGAACGGGTTCTCACGGAATGTACGATACGGGGAATACAGGCTCGTTACCGGTTCCCGCCATTCACGCTCTCTGCCCGATAACCGTGCGCTGCAAGGATTGCACGGACCCGCTCCACCCATGCGGGATCGCCCGCGGGGCTTGCCGGGCAGGGGAGCGGTTTTACCTCCTCGTCCCAGACCCGGGCGAGCACCGGATCGGCGGTCTGGATATCCGCCCTCCCGACCATCCGGCCCACCGGCACTCCGGTGGCATCGAAAATTACCATGTGGTAACAGCGGAACTCCCGGCAGAGCCGCGGCCGGGTGGCATGGATGGCACAGACGTGCCCCGGTCCTTTCGGGTTCCGGCGCAGGAAGATACAGCCGTCATGCGATCCGGGCCCGCTACAGGAAAAATCCTCATCGATCTCTTCAGCGAATTCCGGCGCAACATGCACCGGGAACACCTCTCCCGAGAGGGTATTTTTGCAGTAATAGTCCCTCTCCGAAAGCTGCCGCTCGATCCCGATATACCGGCCAAGACTCCTGCAGCATTTCCCGCAGTGATCGCAGACAAATTCGGCCATAGGTCAGTACCGTAACGGCCGGAATAAAAAAAACACGTGCGGGGTTATTCCCCTTCCACGCTCTTTGCCCGTTTTACCCGTTCTTTCGTGGAGAAGCCGGTCACTGCGTCGAGAAACTTCCGGAAGCGCTTGTTCGTATCGATGATAACCTCGTCGTTCACCGAGGAATCGGACTCCGTGTCGATGCGAATTGTTTTGCCGCCGGCACCGCAGGTCGCTTCCAGATTTTTTATTGCGCCGTAACGGATCCGGTAGGTGTTCCCGGTCTTTTCGGGTTCGACACCAAAACAGTTTTTCAGCTCCGCAACCAGCCGCTCCTCAAGATCTTTTGTTAATCCGCGCTTGATGGGGTACTCCTGCATACTCTTTTTTTAGGTTGTGCGTGTATGTTAACTTAATGACGGCAGATGCTTCTAACGATCTTAAGATTTTTTCAAAACCCCTCTCCAGTGAGGACACGGCCGTGCTCATGGGGTTTCCCGGGAGCGGACTTGTCGGCACCATCGCCCTCCAGTATATGGTCGACCAGATGGAGTTCGATCTTGTAGGCACCATGACCTCGCGGTACTTCCCGCCGCTTGCCATGATGAACAAGGGGATCATCAACGACCCGGTCCGTATGTATACGAAAAACAATATCGCCGCGATCGTAGCCGATATCCCCATCCACCCGATGATCTGCTATGAGATTTCGAACGGGATCCTCGACTGGCTGGAGCCCTTCAAACCAAAAGAGGTCCTAACCATTGCCGGGATTGTAACAAATGAGCCCGAAAAACGGGTATTCGGAGTCGCAACAACCCCGGAGGCATTAAAGCGGATCGAGGAGCACACCCAGGTCCTCCCCGTCGGAAGCATCTCGGGGATTGCATCGAGCATTCTGACCGGCTGTAAGATCCGGGGCATCCCGGCCTACGGTCTTCTCGGGGAGACGGTGAACGCACCCGACCCGCGCTCGTCGGCGGCAACCATCGAGGTGCTCAACAAGATGTACAACCTCGGCCTCGATGTCAAGCCTCTCCTCGAACAGGCAGAGGAGATCGAGCAGAGCATGCACAAGTTATCCGAAGAAGTCCAGCAGTCTGCGGATGCCACGCCGAAAAAAGATCTGCCGATGTACGGGTGATCTGTCATGAAATGCGCTGCACTCACCAGTATTTCGCCCGATGTGATCCGCGATCTGCGGTCGGGACGGCCCCGGACCATCGAACTCCAGAGCACGCATAACATTGTGACCCTTGCCGATGTGGAACCGGGCCCTGATGTACATATCTTTATGACCTCGATCGATACCGAGGACTTAAGCCCCGGGGATTCCGGGATCTGCGTTTACCTGATATCGTCAGCGATCTCGATGAAACGGATTGTAGAGTTTTCGCAGGGGACTTACTACGAGGAGCGGGAGCGGATGTCCGCACGGATACAGGTAAAATACTGCGCATCCTCCGTGGTAAAAGAGGTCTTCCACGAAGGGATCTGTTCACCGACGCAGGTGGAAGTGCTCAAATCGTCCTGCTACCACGCGGGATAACCGGCATTCTTTTTTTATTTTGTTTTTGGAAAACGGTGTTTTCCGTATAAATCCGGTCCCTATAAAAAAAGTATGGCGGGAGTATCAGACCGTCCTGCGGAGCACAAGTGCTGCAAGGCCGACTGCACCGATGATAACGAGCCCTTCAACCGGGGAAGCTTTCGTTGTGGTCGGTTTGGCCCAGGAGGTAGGAATCTTTACCGTAGTGACCTTTAACGATGTTTTTACCGTTGTCGGTGTCGATGTCGGTACCGTTGTCGCGGTCGCCGTCACTGCCTGGGAGAGATCGGCGACGATGGTGGTATTGCTGCCATACGTCACCTTGACGGACTTTGACCAGGTGGAATACCCGTCCATGGTGAGTTTGACGGTGTGGGAACCGACCGCAAGACCCGGGATAATACAGGGAGATACTCCCTTGTAGGTTGAATCCACATAGACGCTTGCCCCGGCGGGCGTGGAGGAGAGATCGATGGTTCCTACCTTATCGGTCGTAACCACAAAGGACAGCCCGCACTTCTCGGCGCCGGTCGAATCTTTGACGCAGATCTGGTACGTATCCGGACTCACCGTTGACAGATCGAACGTACCGGTAACGGAAGTCGCGGTTATGGTTCCAAGACTCGCCGTGAGGTTGGTGTAGTCCGAATTGAACAGGTACAGGCTGGAGACCGAGGACAGGCCGGTTCCCGCAACGGTAACTCCCACGCTCGACGTATTTGCCTGTGCAGTGGCTGGCGTGACAGATGATAGCGTCATCGTGCTCTGCACGGTAAACGGGGTTGGAGAGGTAGCAAAACTCCCGTCCTGGTTGGTTACGACAACGTCCCAGGTCCCGGCAGCTGCTCCGTACAGGGGAAAATTACAGGTGAGCGTCGTGGTACTGCTCCCCGGAGAAGCGATTGTGGCGGTGATATTGCTCTGCCCGGATTTTCTGAGCACCACCGATCCGAGGCTGGGGGTCAGATTGAAGTTCGATCCGGAGATCACGACATTGGTGAGCGTGCCGCTGTTATAGCCCGAGGAAGGACTGATACTGGTAATTGAGGGGTCTGCGGCAACAGGGGTGGCAAGAGTGACCAGCAGGAGGATCCATGCTAGGCACGCCAAAAAATGTGAGCCTTTCATATACTACTTTGCTTCTTTCAGATTTTATAAAGGATACGGTGAAACTATAAAAATAACCTGTTGGGTTTTCATCTGGCCGCAGGAAGCGAAACCCAGACAAAATATCGGCTCTTCCTGGGAGAGGTAGGCCCGGGAAAATACCGTGATTTCCCCGGACTGACGGTACAATACCGGATAGCGGGGGTATGATATCCGGAAAGGGAGCCATCCGGTTAAAAAAATTATTTTTTCCGGCGGAGAACCACAATCCCCAGACCAATGGCGCCGAGCACGACTGCCCCCTCAACCGGAGAAACCTTTGTGGTTGTTGCCGCTGCGGTTGTTATCTTGGGGTACGTTGTCGGTACCTTTATCGTCGTTACGGGTATCACCGTCTTGATAGTAGTTGGCATCGGGGTCGGCGGATTAGTAATAACGGCTGTTGCCATCGCGGTCAGTTCTGCATCAACCGTTGTCGTGTCACCTGATGTAACCTTTACAATTTTCGACCAGTCCACATACCCGTCTTTTGTAATTTTTACTATATGCGAACCCACCGTGAGACCTGTTGCCGCATAGGGAGTTGTGCCTACAGAAGCCGTATCGATATACACGGTTGCTCCTGAGGGGGATGACGAAATATCAATCTCGCCCACTTCATCGGTGGTGACTTCGAAGGTAACCGACGAGGAACATTTGACCGCTCCCACAGAATCCATGACACATACTTTGTAGGTCTCTTCGGATGCATCCGTCAGATCGAACGTCCCGGTAACCGTTGTTGAACCCGCAGAGATATCTGATGTGGTGATGTTGTCGTAACCGCTCTTATAGAGGTAGACCTCAGTTACATCGGACAGGCTGGTGCCGGTCAGGGTAAATGACGCATCATCGGTATTGGTCTTTGCATACGTTGGAGAGATTGACGACAGGGTCATGTCATCGGAGATCGTAAACCCGTCATAGGTACTCTCCGACCCGTCATCATTGACCACCACAACAGTCCAGGTACCCTTTGTTATTGATGATGAAATTCTACTGCTGGAGAATACCGCCACAATTTTTGTAGTACTCTTGGAGGAAATTGAGGCGGCGGTAATATTATCTTCTCCATCCATCATGAGCCGGACATATTTGTACGAGCTCGAGGTGGGCAGATCAAAACCGGTACCTGTGATAGTCATCGTAACCGAATTGCCACGATAGGCAGATGTCGGGCTGATACCCGAAATCGCCGGATCGGCTGCAACAGGTACTGCAAGTGTGAGCAGCAGAATCATCCCTGCAAGAAATATGAGGAAAATTGAATGTTTCATGGTCGTCATCCCTTATTGTAAGGTTCTACCTCGCAAAAGGGGATATATTGAGTTCATAGGAGGGCGGAATAATTGAACCGGGGAGTATTAATTAACCCTTTACAGGAGCCGGTAAACAAGGCCAATCCAGGCAGATACTACTTCCACGAGTCTTCAGATACTCGTTCCCTCCTAGGGAGGACACAGATTAATTAGCCCGGACCACGAACCTAATAGGCGTCATAAGGGGCTTGTGGCTTAGCCTGGACATAGCGCCGGGCTTCTAACCCGGATGTCGGGGGTTCGAATCCCTCCAAGCCCGTCGTTTTTTATTTCACTTACGTTAACGGGATGAACCTTTTTTTAAAAATCCGCAAAAAGGCCGTTTGAACGGGAGGGTAAAAGAAAAAAGAGAACTTACTGGTCTTCCGCCGGCTGGGCCATGGGTTCTTCCCCGGGCTTCTGGAGGATCTGGACATCGGCAATATTGTGCTGCCTCTGGGCCAGTTTCTTTGCCTTGAAAATATTCTTGCCGTTCTTGCCGATCGCAATACCGCGGTCCTCATCGCTGACATCGACTATCGCCGACCGGGCATCCTCTTCGCCGGAAAATTCAATGCTTGTCACTTTCGCGGGCAAAAAGCAGTTCTTTAAGAACTGTTCGGGGTTGCTGTTGTATTCCACAACCTCGATCTTCTTTCCCATCACTTCGGACGCCTTCTTGATCGAGGCACCCTTCTTCCCGATTGCAAGCCCCATATCGCCGGGGTTTACCACAAAGATCAGCCGCTCGTTCCGATCGTCGACAACACAGTCGCGGCTCCCCGCGCCGGTCAGCGATTCGAACTGGGAGATCAGGCGCATACAGTCTTCAGTCAGTTTGACTTCGACCATATCATGCCGTCCTCTTAAGGGAAAGGATGTCTGACTCGCCGGGGCTTGCAATGGCAAGCGCGCTCACCATGAACGGCTTACCGCATGCCTTGCCGAGTGCAACGCTCGATCCGTCGAACGTGTGGATGAAGATATTTTCATAGCCCGCAAGCTGTGATTTAAAGTTCTCCGGGCAGTTTGCCGCGATGACGACCATCTGGGCCTTGCCCTCTTTTACGCATTTTTCCGTGTTGTTCTGGCCGAGAATAACATTCCCGGTCTTGATTGCTCTTCTTAAGGAAGCATTAAAATCCATCTGCAATTCTCCTAAAATTGTTATAAGATTCCTCGTTTATCCACTTAATTGTCTCGTTGTTTGACGGCCACGAGCCGGACATCCCCGGTGCCGAGCTGGATCGGCTGGCCGACGATGACGTTCTCGGTAACACCGCTTAACTCATCGGTCTCGTTTGCGACCGCGGCGTCAAGCAGGTGGTTGACGGTCACTTCGAATGCTGCACGGGAGAGGACACTCTCCTTCTCCCCGGCAATCCCGTGACGGCCGATCTGCTTGACTTCGCCTTCCATGCACATCATGTCGGCAACGAGCATGAGATGCCGGACATCGACGAGGATACCCTGTTCGTTTAGGGTTGACTGGGCCTCGTGGATGATGGCATTTCGTGCGGCTTCGACACCGAGTACCTGGGCGATCTCACTGATGTTGTTCGTGCGGGTACGGGTCGTATCCACACCGGCAACGTCAAATACATCCTTTAGGTTGGATCCTTCAGTATAAAGTATATACTCCCCGCCCTCTTTCCTCACGACGACCCGCGCGATATCGTCAATACCCTGGACAATGACATTGCGCACATGTTCGGCAAGCTGGAAGAGGTTCTGGTAACTCTCCCGGTCCTTGGGGGTGAAGATGATCACGGCCTTTGCTTCGTCAATATCGTTCTCGAAGTCGCGATAGTGCCGGCGGTCGCGGATCTTCTTTGGCGCGACTTCCATGATCTCCGCAGGAGTGATCTTACGCTTCTCGCACACCTTTGTGTTGAGGTGAACGACGACCTGCATGTTTTCCATATCGGTCGTGATATCACCGAATTCATGGAGCGGTGCCGCTTCGATCTGCCAGCTGACTTCCCGTGCCCGGTCCCTGTCAATCCCGTAATCGGGCTCGAGGTACACGGTCATGGTCGGGGTGCTGGGCTCTTTTCGGGCATCCATGATCTCGATGAGCCGGGGCAGACCCAGTGTCACGTTAATTTCTGCGACACCGGCATAGTGGAAGGTACGCATCGTCATCTGCGTGCCGGGTTCCCCGATGGACTGTGCCGCAATCACACCGACTGCCTCGCAGGCCTCGATGCGGGTCGAGAGGAATTCCTTGTTGACCCGCTCAAGGATCTCCTTGAACTGGGCATCGGTGATCTCTTTCCCGTCAAGGAACGTGCGTAATTGCTCCTTTGTCTTCTGCAGGAGTGCCGCGGCCTCGATCTTCTT
Protein-coding sequences here:
- the leuS gene encoding leucine--tRNA ligase; this encodes MSEFDLGKFEEEAHERWLHAFEANPSSKEKFYITVAFPYPSGAMHVGHGRTYIVPDVIARFWRMRGKQVLFPMAFHVTGAPVVGISKRIARKDEKTIRLYRDLYKVPQNVLDGFVDPLTIVKHFAAEYQRVMTSCGLSIDWRRRFITVDPTYSKFVEWQWKHLYEAGHVIKGVHPVRYCTVDDNPVGDHDLLEGDKAEVIKFTLVMFHYGDALIPTATLRPETIHGVTNLWANPNVTYVKAIVDGKAWIISKDAAEKLVLQDHTVEIREEVPGKDLIDKTVSHPLCGTVPILPADFVDPDMATGMVMSVPAHAPFDYIALRDLQQQGKYATIRPVPLIKVEGYGEVPAQDAVEKAGIKHQMDSRMDALTQEIYSAEFSKGKLFPQFGGKPVRVAREDMAQEMLDKYGSVVMYEFDQRPVICRCGNKVKVKILHDQWFLKYSDPAWKQQVSDHLKDMALVPPEVRAEFDRTVGWLKDWACTRRVGLGTKFPWDTKQLIEPLSDSTVYMSYYTIAHKIREMEPKLLTPEVFDYIFLGKKSPDLPEKKKLDAMREEFLYWYPYDFRFSAKDLISNHLTFQIFHHVTIFPKDKLPKGMVVFGMGLLNGAKMSSSKGNVFLLEDAVSEFGADTVRMFLTGSAEPWQDFDWRNELVLSTKKQIERFYATIRELKDVRGEPQDIDKWLVSRLQEHVAKMTAALDNFQTRQALQEASFGIETDLKWYRRRLPEGSNGSSELATLCSVWTRLLSPFIPFTTEHLWKELGNKDMVSFAEWPVADSKLINTKIELSEELLARTVEDVESIKKLIQITPKSITIVLAPAWKHEVFRTIAQSTDRNTVIKEIMKNDAMKKRGKEATDAAKQCTTLIHRLPPQIVEQLAEEPLNERAVFEAAKAFLEREFGIPVHIADAESSGHAKGATALPFKPAIVIE
- a CDS encoding YkgJ family cysteine cluster protein encodes the protein MAEFVCDHCGKCCRSLGRYIGIERQLSERDYYCKNTLSGEVFPVHVAPEFAEEIDEDFSCSGPGSHDGCIFLRRNPKGPGHVCAIHATRPRLCREFRCYHMVIFDATGVPVGRMVGRADIQTADPVLARVWDEEVKPLPCPASPAGDPAWVERVRAILAAHGYRAESVNGGNR
- a CDS encoding DUF5611 family protein, with the protein product MQEYPIKRGLTKDLEERLVAELKNCFGVEPEKTGNTYRIRYGAIKNLEATCGAGGKTIRIDTESDSSVNDEVIIDTNKRFRKFLDAVTGFSTKERVKRAKSVEGE
- a CDS encoding proteasome assembly chaperone family protein; the protein is MTADASNDLKIFSKPLSSEDTAVLMGFPGSGLVGTIALQYMVDQMEFDLVGTMTSRYFPPLAMMNKGIINDPVRMYTKNNIAAIVADIPIHPMICYEISNGILDWLEPFKPKEVLTIAGIVTNEPEKRVFGVATTPEALKRIEEHTQVLPVGSISGIASSILTGCKIRGIPAYGLLGETVNAPDPRSSAATIEVLNKMYNLGLDVKPLLEQAEEIEQSMHKLSEEVQQSADATPKKDLPMYG
- a CDS encoding DUF473 domain-containing protein: MKCAALTSISPDVIRDLRSGRPRTIELQSTHNIVTLADVEPGPDVHIFMTSIDTEDLSPGDSGICVYLISSAISMKRIVEFSQGTYYEERERMSARIQVKYCASSVVKEVFHEGICSPTQVEVLKSSCYHAG
- a CDS encoding PEGA domain-containing protein; its protein translation is MKGSHFLACLAWILLLVTLATPVAADPSITSISPSSGYNSGTLTNVVISGSNFNLTPSLGSVVLRKSGQSNITATIASPGSSTTTLTCNFPLYGAAAGTWDVVVTNQDGSFATSPTPFTVQSTMTLSSVTPATAQANTSSVGVTVAGTGLSSVSSLYLFNSDYTNLTASLGTITATSVTGTFDLSTVSPDTYQICVKDSTGAEKCGLSFVVTTDKVGTIDLSSTPAGASVYVDSTYKGVSPCIIPGLAVGSHTVKLTMDGYSTWSKSVKVTYGSNTTIVADLSQAVTATATTVPTSTPTTVKTSLKVTTVKIPTSWAKPTTTKASPVEGLVIIGAVGLAALVLRRTV
- a CDS encoding PEGA domain-containing protein; translated protein: MKHSIFLIFLAGMILLLTLAVPVAADPAISGISPTSAYRGNSVTMTITGTGFDLPTSSSYKYVRLMMDGEDNITAASISSKSTTKIVAVFSSSRISSSITKGTWTVVVVNDDGSESTYDGFTISDDMTLSSISPTYAKTNTDDASFTLTGTSLSDVTEVYLYKSGYDNITTSDISAGSTTVTGTFDLTDASEETYKVCVMDSVGAVKCSSSVTFEVTTDEVGEIDISSSPSGATVYIDTASVGTTPYAATGLTVGSHIVKITKDGYVDWSKIVKVTSGDTTTVDAELTAMATAVITNPPTPMPTTIKTVIPVTTIKVPTTYPKITTAAATTTKVSPVEGAVVLGAIGLGIVVLRRKK
- a CDS encoding NusA-like transcription termination signal-binding factor, with amino-acid sequence MVEVKLTEDCMRLISQFESLTGAGSRDCVVDDRNERLIFVVNPGDMGLAIGKKGASIKKASEVMGKKIEVVEYNSNPEQFLKNCFLPAKVTSIEFSGEEDARSAIVDVSDEDRGIAIGKNGKNIFKAKKLAQRQHNIADVQILQKPGEEPMAQPAEDQ
- a CDS encoding 50S ribosomal protein L30e encodes the protein MDFNASLRRAIKTGNVILGQNNTEKCVKEGKAQMVVIAANCPENFKSQLAGYENIFIHTFDGSSVALGKACGKPFMVSALAIASPGESDILSLKRTA
- the rpoA2 gene encoding DNA-directed RNA polymerase subunit A''; translation: MIADKYEKKIEAAALLQKTKEQLRTFLDGKEITDAQFKEILERVNKEFLSTRIEACEAVGVIAAQSIGEPGTQMTMRTFHYAGVAEINVTLGLPRLIEIMDARKEPSTPTMTVYLEPDYGIDRDRAREVSWQIEAAPLHEFGDITTDMENMQVVVHLNTKVCEKRKITPAEIMEVAPKKIRDRRHYRDFENDIDEAKAVIIFTPKDRESYQNLFQLAEHVRNVIVQGIDDIARVVVRKEGGEYILYTEGSNLKDVFDVAGVDTTRTRTNNISEIAQVLGVEAARNAIIHEAQSTLNEQGILVDVRHLMLVADMMCMEGEVKQIGRHGIAGEKESVLSRAAFEVTVNHLLDAAVANETDELSGVTENVIVGQPIQLGTGDVRLVAVKQRDN